A genomic stretch from Croceibacterium aestuarii includes:
- the smpB gene encoding SsrA-binding protein SmpB — translation MARPKPTAFDKVKTVAENRRARFDYFIEDKFEAGIALSGTEVKSLRGGEGSIAESYAEVRGGEAWLINANIPEFSHGNRFNHEPKRPRKLLLHAREIERMVGAVERKGMTLIPLSVYFNSKGRAKVELGLAKGKQVHDKRATIKERDWKRDKARLLRENR, via the coding sequence ATGGCCCGTCCCAAGCCCACCGCGTTCGACAAAGTGAAGACCGTCGCCGAGAACCGGCGCGCACGGTTCGACTACTTTATCGAGGACAAGTTCGAAGCGGGAATCGCGCTCAGCGGCACCGAGGTGAAGAGTCTGCGCGGCGGGGAAGGCTCGATCGCCGAGAGCTACGCCGAAGTGCGCGGTGGGGAGGCCTGGCTGATCAATGCCAACATCCCCGAATTCAGCCACGGCAACCGCTTCAATCATGAGCCCAAGCGGCCGCGCAAGCTGCTGCTCCACGCGCGCGAGATCGAGCGCATGGTGGGCGCGGTCGAACGCAAGGGCATGACCCTGATCCCGCTGTCGGTCTACTTCAACAGCAAGGGCCGCGCCAAGGTCGAGCTCGGCCTGGCCAAGGGCAAGCAGGTGCACGACAAGCGCGCGACCATCAAAGAGCGCGACTGGAAGCGCGACAAGGCCCGGTTGTTGCGCGAAAACCGCTAG
- a CDS encoding DUF2062 domain-containing protein encodes MAKRSKTWLAEWLTGKLPAMPTREDMAQNRWLAPIAHRFLSPELWRFTRRSVPRGVALGLFAGFIVPVGQIFLAAFLALPARANVPLAALVTFVTNPFTLPFWLLTANKVGKFVLKIDAATGGSARAEIDSGRWQDFGWFAFLQTAGVTAFGFVVLAVVTSALGYLLASWFWRWRVGKRRRLLLRRRRVSAAPAE; translated from the coding sequence ATGGCGAAGCGGTCGAAAACCTGGCTTGCAGAATGGCTGACGGGCAAACTGCCCGCGATGCCGACGCGCGAGGACATGGCGCAGAACCGCTGGCTGGCGCCGATCGCCCACCGTTTCCTCTCTCCCGAACTGTGGCGCTTCACGCGTCGCTCGGTCCCGCGTGGGGTCGCACTGGGGCTGTTCGCCGGTTTCATCGTCCCCGTGGGGCAGATATTCCTCGCCGCGTTCCTGGCGTTGCCCGCGCGCGCCAACGTGCCGCTCGCTGCGCTGGTGACCTTCGTCACCAACCCGTTCACCCTGCCGTTCTGGCTGCTCACGGCGAACAAAGTGGGCAAGTTCGTCCTCAAGATCGACGCTGCCACCGGGGGCTCTGCGCGGGCCGAGATCGACAGTGGCAGGTGGCAGGATTTCGGCTGGTTCGCTTTCCTCCAGACCGCCGGTGTGACTGCCTTTGGCTTCGTGGTTCTGGCCGTCGTCACGTCCGCGCTGGGCTATCTTCTCGCCTCGTGGTTCTGGCGTTGGCGGGTCGGCAAGCGCCGCCGCCTGCTGCTGCGCCGCCGCCGCGTGAGCGCGGCACCGGCTGAATGA
- a CDS encoding DUF2062 domain-containing protein codes for MRQVPAGGRPGLVDRLRRHVPSRDELAAKPWLRPLAGKILKPELWRFTRRTVPRGVALGLFVALLLPVAHIVVVALLAVFVRANLPMALSMTLVGNPLTIPFLWWLGYRLGDMLLHLASLTGIAPVATTLQGSGTSELLTRLTGASEDTALGVLVIAAAAAVLGYLLAGVLWRYRVVRRRQKRRLAA; via the coding sequence ATGAGACAGGTCCCTGCGGGCGGGCGCCCGGGTCTTGTCGATCGGCTGCGGCGGCACGTCCCGAGCCGCGACGAGCTGGCGGCGAAGCCGTGGTTGCGGCCGCTCGCCGGCAAGATCCTCAAACCCGAACTGTGGCGCTTCACCCGCCGCACCGTGCCACGCGGGGTGGCACTGGGACTTTTCGTCGCCTTGTTGCTCCCGGTTGCGCATATCGTCGTCGTCGCTCTGCTCGCGGTGTTCGTGCGCGCCAACCTGCCAATGGCGCTGTCGATGACCTTGGTCGGCAACCCGCTGACGATTCCGTTTTTGTGGTGGCTGGGCTATCGCCTCGGCGACATGTTGCTGCATCTCGCTTCACTGACCGGCATCGCCCCCGTTGCCACCACGCTGCAGGGCAGCGGAACGAGCGAGTTGCTGACCCGGCTGACCGGAGCGAGCGAGGATACCGCCTTGGGCGTCCTTGTCATCGCCGCTGCGGCCGCGGTTCTGGGATATCTCCTGGCCGGCGTGCTGTGGCGCTACCGGGTGGTGCGGCGTCGGCAAAAACGGCGGCTGGCGGCATGA
- a CDS encoding response regulator, whose product MSLTGKELSRLPFDAAIVAAAALASAAVVWFVTGTMAVTAAFIGGLAVLALVAFAAARGNPATRAVEEPALPDWSVTVAAIEQPGIAVAITDRANRLVCANAAFELWFGSSHAPPRLPVDGASSDLLLRASRAAWREGESGRATIADETNSWTAEVVRAGRAEAYLVWRFAPVTRTEPLQAIGKYVTGVFGRILSNAGVEVALVGPDGAVRAASAGFARRAMGDGHASMAGQDFTALLRSDERERIYFAREGRKGSPQTLLQVPLVEPGSPERLSADQAPSLMLLVDNGVGVGGWGTDSGQAPQLEALLEQLPVGLAMTDRDGHFLFANPAFRNAAGIPKGKHVPPYPSDLVVPADKTAMSDAVRRYGQGPASSGDIAVRLRSDPEEPVSLGLTGVRGLGEAAVLLSLADTTEETRLKKQVAQATKMQAVGQLAGGVAHDFNNVLTAIIGYCDLMLLRHIPGDSDYDDIQQIKANSNRAASLTRQLLAFSRQQTLQPEIIQLPDVISEVNQLLKRLLGAKITLRTHHDRDLGPVRADPRQLEQVIINLAVNARDAIQARGGENASGTLTFATRRITATDIRRLRDNEIIPAGHYTALIAQDTGGGIPADDLTKIFEPFFTTKELGKGTGLGLSTVYGIVKQSGGFIFADNVMGPDGKPAGARFTIYLPVHQVTEDDREKEKPAEAAADWSGGGRVLLVEDEDMVRAVAERALTRQGYSVTTASDGDEGLEAFKASGEFDLVVSDVVMPSMDGPAMAREIRKLAPKIPVLFMSGYAEEQLRNEISFDDMHFIPKPFSVQQIATKVGQVLSKHSG is encoded by the coding sequence ATGAGCCTGACCGGAAAAGAGCTGTCGCGCCTGCCGTTCGATGCGGCGATCGTTGCCGCCGCGGCGCTGGCCAGCGCCGCAGTAGTCTGGTTCGTCACCGGTACGATGGCGGTCACCGCTGCGTTCATCGGCGGCCTGGCGGTGCTCGCATTGGTCGCGTTCGCCGCCGCTCGCGGAAATCCGGCGACGCGGGCGGTGGAAGAGCCGGCACTGCCCGATTGGTCGGTCACCGTCGCGGCCATCGAGCAGCCCGGCATCGCGGTTGCCATCACCGATCGCGCCAACCGGCTGGTTTGTGCCAACGCGGCGTTCGAACTTTGGTTCGGATCGAGCCATGCCCCTCCGCGCTTGCCGGTCGACGGCGCCTCGTCGGACCTCTTGCTCCGCGCCTCGCGCGCGGCGTGGCGCGAAGGTGAGAGCGGCCGCGCGACGATAGCCGACGAAACCAATAGCTGGACTGCGGAAGTGGTCCGCGCAGGCCGCGCCGAGGCCTACCTCGTCTGGCGCTTCGCCCCGGTTACCAGGACCGAGCCGCTGCAGGCGATCGGCAAGTACGTCACCGGCGTGTTCGGCCGCATCCTCAGCAACGCGGGCGTCGAGGTGGCGCTCGTCGGCCCGGACGGTGCTGTGCGCGCGGCGAGCGCCGGCTTCGCCCGCCGCGCGATGGGCGATGGCCACGCCAGCATGGCGGGGCAGGACTTCACCGCCTTGCTCCGCTCCGACGAGCGCGAAAGAATCTATTTCGCCCGCGAGGGCCGCAAAGGCTCCCCTCAAACCCTCCTCCAGGTCCCGCTGGTCGAACCCGGTTCGCCAGAGCGGCTTTCCGCCGATCAGGCACCATCGCTGATGCTGCTGGTCGACAACGGTGTCGGCGTCGGCGGCTGGGGCACGGACAGCGGCCAGGCCCCGCAGCTCGAGGCGCTTCTCGAACAGTTGCCGGTCGGGCTGGCGATGACCGACCGCGATGGCCATTTCCTTTTCGCCAACCCGGCATTTCGCAACGCCGCAGGTATCCCCAAAGGCAAGCACGTTCCCCCGTACCCGTCCGACCTCGTGGTCCCGGCGGACAAGACGGCGATGTCCGATGCGGTGCGCCGCTACGGGCAGGGCCCCGCTTCGAGCGGCGATATCGCCGTGCGGCTGCGCAGCGACCCTGAGGAGCCGGTGAGCCTCGGCCTGACGGGAGTGCGCGGGTTGGGCGAGGCGGCAGTGCTGCTCAGCCTCGCCGACACCACCGAGGAAACGCGGCTCAAGAAGCAGGTCGCGCAGGCCACCAAGATGCAGGCGGTCGGGCAGCTGGCCGGCGGCGTGGCCCACGACTTCAACAACGTTCTGACCGCGATCATCGGCTATTGCGATCTCATGCTGCTGCGCCACATCCCGGGCGACAGCGACTACGACGACATCCAGCAGATCAAGGCCAACTCGAACCGCGCCGCCAGTCTCACGCGGCAACTGCTCGCCTTCAGCCGGCAGCAGACTCTGCAGCCCGAGATCATCCAGCTGCCCGACGTGATCAGCGAGGTGAACCAGTTGCTCAAGCGCCTGCTCGGCGCCAAGATCACCCTGCGCACCCACCATGACCGCGACCTCGGCCCGGTCCGCGCGGACCCGCGCCAGCTCGAGCAGGTAATCATCAACCTCGCGGTCAACGCGCGCGACGCCATCCAGGCGCGCGGGGGCGAAAACGCCAGCGGGACGCTGACTTTCGCTACGCGGCGCATCACCGCGACCGATATCCGCCGCCTGCGCGACAACGAGATCATCCCCGCCGGACACTATACGGCACTCATCGCGCAGGACACCGGCGGCGGGATCCCGGCCGACGACCTGACCAAGATTTTCGAGCCTTTCTTCACGACCAAGGAGCTGGGCAAGGGCACCGGTCTCGGCCTTTCCACGGTTTACGGCATCGTCAAGCAATCGGGCGGCTTCATCTTCGCCGACAACGTCATGGGCCCCGACGGGAAGCCGGCCGGCGCACGCTTCACGATCTATCTGCCGGTCCACCAGGTCACCGAAGACGATCGCGAAAAGGAAAAGCCGGCCGAGGCAGCGGCCGACTGGTCAGGCGGCGGCCGGGTGCTGCTGGTCGAGGACGAGGACATGGTGCGCGCCGTGGCCGAACGGGCGCTGACCCGGCAGGGCTACAGCGTCACCACGGCGAGCGACGGCGACGAGGGGCTCGAGGCGTTCAAGGCTTCCGGCGAGTTCGACCTCGTGGTGAGTGACGTGGTCATGCCGAGCATGGACGGCCCGGCAATGGCCCGCGAGATTCGTAAGCTGGCGCCGAAAATCCCAGTCCTGTTCATGTCGGGCTATGCCGAGGAGCAGCTTCGCAACGAGATTTCTTTCGACGACATGCACTTCATCCCCAAGCCGTTCAGCGTGCAGCAGATCGCCACCAAGGTCGGCCAAGTCCTGAGCAAGCACAGCGGCTGA
- a CDS encoding DUF4139 domain-containing protein — translation MRLDTVANVLATAAPCALALVAVPLLAQESPAEPNAQGDVAVTIYNNGQALVQDIRQIAIERGRSRIEFPDVSAQIRPETLSFSAADTGIVEQNFDFDLLTPAKLMEKAIGQTVTLVRTNPATGSETRERAKVLSTAGGVVVQIGDRIEVLRDDGLPVRVIFDRVPPNLRARPTLSVTVESARSGTRRASLRYLTPGLGWGADYVALYDEGRGAIDMQGWVTLTNSTGTTFTNADTLLVAGNPNSGASSQPTYGRGRPLPPPSPGKFVPGTESAARERLGDFYLYPIEGRTTIANNQTKQVSFLDVQGVPARKIYGRTVAWLASDGAPVPAASEIAFSSSKEGGLGDALPAGTVRFYQRDGQGNPQFIGENQIGHTPMGSELTLKTGDAFDVYTQAEVEKRETITGAEWERSARWRVIEDGKVVRQGESERPKIYYRTTMRYTVTNAQNTPVKVELVQSGLDRGWWSNDFRVPSEDVPGEQLSADRRKYVIEVPANGKREVRVVYETRY, via the coding sequence ATGCGCCTTGACACCGTTGCCAATGTCCTGGCCACAGCCGCGCCCTGCGCTCTGGCGCTGGTTGCCGTGCCTCTGCTGGCGCAAGAGAGTCCTGCGGAGCCCAATGCCCAGGGAGACGTCGCCGTGACAATCTACAACAACGGCCAGGCGCTGGTGCAGGACATCCGCCAAATTGCAATCGAGCGCGGCCGCAGCCGGATCGAATTTCCCGACGTCTCGGCGCAGATCCGTCCGGAAACCCTGAGTTTTTCCGCGGCCGACACGGGCATTGTCGAACAGAACTTCGACTTCGACCTGCTGACCCCGGCCAAGCTGATGGAGAAGGCCATCGGTCAGACCGTGACGCTGGTACGCACCAACCCGGCCACCGGATCGGAAACGCGCGAGAGGGCCAAAGTCCTGTCCACCGCAGGCGGCGTGGTGGTGCAGATCGGCGATCGCATCGAGGTGCTGCGCGACGACGGGCTACCCGTGCGGGTCATCTTCGATCGCGTTCCGCCCAACCTCCGCGCTCGCCCGACGCTGTCCGTCACGGTCGAAAGCGCACGCAGCGGCACCCGTCGCGCCTCGCTGCGCTACCTCACCCCCGGCCTCGGTTGGGGCGCCGACTATGTCGCGCTCTACGACGAGGGCAGGGGCGCTATCGACATGCAGGGTTGGGTCACGCTGACCAACAGCACCGGCACGACGTTCACGAATGCCGACACCTTGCTGGTGGCGGGCAATCCCAATTCGGGGGCCTCGTCGCAGCCCACCTACGGACGTGGCAGGCCGTTGCCGCCACCGTCTCCGGGCAAGTTCGTTCCAGGCACCGAAAGCGCTGCGCGCGAACGGCTGGGCGATTTCTACCTCTACCCGATCGAGGGCCGCACCACGATCGCCAACAATCAGACCAAGCAGGTCAGCTTTCTCGATGTGCAGGGCGTTCCCGCACGCAAGATCTACGGGCGCACCGTCGCCTGGTTGGCGAGCGATGGGGCGCCGGTTCCGGCGGCGAGCGAGATTGCCTTCAGCTCGAGCAAGGAGGGCGGCCTCGGCGATGCGCTGCCCGCCGGCACGGTGCGGTTCTATCAGCGCGACGGGCAGGGCAACCCGCAGTTCATCGGCGAAAACCAGATCGGCCATACCCCGATGGGCAGCGAGCTGACTCTCAAGACGGGCGATGCCTTCGACGTCTACACCCAGGCCGAAGTCGAAAAGCGCGAGACGATCACCGGCGCCGAGTGGGAAAGGAGCGCCCGCTGGCGGGTGATCGAGGACGGCAAGGTCGTGCGCCAGGGCGAGAGCGAGCGACCCAAGATCTACTACCGCACGACCATGCGCTACACGGTTACCAACGCCCAGAACACGCCGGTCAAGGTCGAGTTGGTCCAGTCCGGCCTCGACCGCGGTTGGTGGAGCAATGACTTTCGGGTGCCGAGCGAGGACGTTCCCGGCGAGCAGCTGAGCGCCGACCGTCGCAAGTACGTCATCGAGGTTCCGGCCAACGGCAAGCGCGAGGTCCGCGTGGTTTACGAGACGAGGTACTGA
- a CDS encoding DUF4139 domain-containing protein, whose amino-acid sequence MPLLGAAPVHARATVDASTPQDVAVTLYRDPDRGEGQAMNRSYPRGFAMISETRKVTLPPGKSTIRFTGVAEGMIAVSAIVTGLPGGTIEKNRNADLLSPAALVDGTLGNRVTITRTDPATGRAVSESAIVRTRADGALVLQTSEGFEAVRCSGLPEKLTFDRVPAGLSPQPVFTIDTQDRAGGTYTVQLTYLAWGFDWQAHYVATLDTPGRSGAVALRLMSWLTLLNDNGQSFADAQLNVVAGRLNVESDYQGLARPPMGRPLRLTCYPIGHTAAGSPVSYPPPPAPPPPPAPSAAYQRDEAIVVTGAKAMRGNLASTPAMVAVEEALGDLKLYRVPERVTVSAKGLKQVAFLDKDRVRGWLRYETLCTPWESSDDEYAPASMVLATVNDKEHGLGVALPNGAITLFEPSDRAGDLFVGEEYLRDYAAGQDVDIEVGQSALVQARCGIVGREPAGFEKGSQVDMRATLTNAADAPARVRLSLGPSGAHRVSGLKNVRIKDGERIVEVTVPANASKEVRWTYRFDAS is encoded by the coding sequence TTGCCTCTACTCGGCGCCGCACCCGTCCACGCCCGGGCAACGGTCGACGCTTCGACGCCGCAAGATGTCGCCGTAACGCTCTACCGCGACCCGGATCGCGGCGAAGGCCAGGCGATGAACCGCAGCTACCCGCGCGGTTTTGCGATGATCAGCGAGACGCGGAAGGTGACGCTGCCGCCGGGGAAATCGACGATCCGCTTCACTGGCGTGGCCGAGGGCATGATCGCGGTTTCGGCGATCGTGACCGGCCTGCCCGGCGGGACCATCGAAAAGAACCGCAACGCCGACTTGCTCAGCCCCGCGGCGCTGGTCGATGGCACCCTGGGCAACCGCGTCACGATCACCCGCACCGATCCGGCGACCGGCAGGGCAGTGAGCGAAAGCGCGATCGTGCGCACCCGCGCCGATGGCGCGCTCGTGCTGCAGACAAGCGAGGGCTTCGAGGCGGTGCGCTGCTCGGGACTGCCCGAGAAGCTGACCTTCGACCGCGTACCTGCCGGGCTGTCGCCTCAGCCGGTCTTTACTATCGACACGCAGGACAGGGCGGGCGGCACCTACACCGTCCAGCTGACCTACCTCGCCTGGGGTTTCGACTGGCAGGCGCACTATGTCGCCACGCTCGATACGCCAGGCCGAAGCGGCGCGGTGGCGCTGCGGTTGATGAGCTGGCTGACCTTGCTCAACGACAACGGGCAGAGCTTTGCGGACGCGCAGCTCAACGTCGTCGCCGGTAGGCTCAATGTGGAAAGCGACTATCAGGGCCTTGCGAGACCGCCGATGGGGCGACCGCTGCGGCTCACCTGCTATCCCATCGGTCACACCGCCGCCGGTTCGCCGGTTTCCTATCCACCGCCGCCTGCTCCGCCCCCGCCGCCTGCGCCTTCGGCTGCCTACCAGAGGGACGAGGCGATCGTCGTCACTGGCGCGAAGGCGATGCGCGGCAACCTCGCCTCAACCCCGGCAATGGTCGCGGTCGAGGAGGCGCTCGGCGACCTCAAGCTCTACCGCGTGCCGGAGCGGGTAACGGTCTCGGCCAAGGGCCTCAAGCAGGTCGCCTTTCTCGACAAGGACCGGGTCCGGGGCTGGCTGCGCTATGAGACGCTGTGCACCCCGTGGGAAAGCTCGGACGACGAATACGCGCCCGCTTCGATGGTCCTCGCCACGGTCAACGACAAAGAGCACGGCCTCGGCGTGGCGCTGCCCAACGGGGCGATCACCCTGTTCGAGCCCTCCGATAGGGCGGGCGACCTGTTCGTCGGCGAAGAATACCTGCGCGACTATGCAGCCGGGCAAGACGTCGACATCGAGGTCGGCCAAAGTGCTCTCGTCCAAGCGCGCTGCGGGATCGTCGGGCGCGAACCCGCCGGCTTCGAAAAGGGTTCGCAGGTGGACATGCGTGCGACGCTGACCAATGCCGCCGATGCCCCGGCGCGGGTCCGCCTCTCGCTTGGGCCAAGCGGCGCGCACCGGGTCAGCGGCCTCAAGAACGTTCGGATCAAGGACGGCGAGCGCATAGTGGAGGTCACGGTGCCCGCAAATGCAAGCAAGGAGGTGCGCTGGACCTACCGTTTCGATGCCAGTTGA
- the recA gene encoding recombinase RecA → MAAANLKLVEGKVVDTDRQKALDAALAQIDRAFGKGSAMKLGQKETMQVETISTGSLGLDIALGVGGLPKGRVIEVYGPESSGKTTLALHVLAEAQKAGGTVAFVDAEHALDPVYAKKLGVDIDELIVSQPDTGEQALEIVDTLVRSNAIDVLVVDSVAALVPRAEIEGEMGDSHVGLQARLMSQSLRKLTGSINRSKCMVIFINQLRMKIGVMYGNPETTTGGNALKFYASVRLDIRRTGQIKDRDDIVGNTTRVKVVKNKVAPPFKQVEFDIMYGQGISKVGEILDLGVKAGLVEKSGSWFSYDSIRIGQGRENAKQYLRDNKEVCDKLEAAIRSRTDEVAEEMMTGPDADSED, encoded by the coding sequence ATGGCGGCGGCGAACCTGAAACTGGTGGAAGGTAAAGTGGTGGACACGGACCGTCAGAAGGCGCTCGACGCTGCGCTGGCACAGATCGACCGCGCGTTCGGCAAGGGCTCGGCGATGAAGCTCGGCCAAAAGGAAACGATGCAGGTCGAAACGATCTCGACCGGCTCGCTCGGACTCGACATTGCACTGGGAGTGGGCGGCTTGCCCAAGGGCCGGGTCATCGAGGTCTACGGGCCGGAAAGCTCGGGCAAGACCACGCTGGCGCTGCACGTTCTCGCCGAAGCGCAGAAGGCCGGCGGTACCGTTGCCTTCGTCGATGCCGAACATGCGCTCGACCCGGTCTATGCCAAGAAGCTCGGCGTCGATATCGATGAACTGATCGTTTCGCAGCCCGACACCGGCGAGCAGGCGCTCGAGATCGTCGACACGCTGGTGCGCTCGAACGCCATCGACGTGTTGGTCGTCGATTCGGTCGCCGCGCTCGTGCCGCGCGCCGAGATCGAAGGCGAGATGGGCGACAGCCACGTCGGGCTGCAGGCCCGCTTGATGAGCCAGTCGCTGCGCAAGCTGACCGGCTCGATCAACCGCTCCAAGTGCATGGTCATCTTCATCAACCAGCTGCGCATGAAGATCGGCGTGATGTACGGCAATCCGGAAACCACGACGGGCGGCAACGCGCTCAAGTTCTATGCCTCTGTCCGCCTCGACATTCGCCGCACCGGGCAGATCAAGGACCGCGACGATATCGTCGGCAACACGACCCGGGTGAAGGTGGTCAAGAACAAGGTCGCCCCGCCGTTCAAGCAGGTCGAATTCGACATCATGTACGGGCAGGGCATTTCCAAGGTCGGGGAGATTCTCGACCTCGGCGTCAAGGCCGGGCTGGTCGAGAAGTCGGGGAGCTGGTTCTCCTACGATTCGATCCGCATCGGGCAGGGCCGCGAGAACGCCAAGCAGTACCTCAGGGACAACAAGGAAGTTTGCGACAAGTTGGAAGCTGCGATCCGCAGCCGCACCGACGAGGTCGCCGAGGAGATGATGACGGGGCCGGACGCGGACTCCGAAGACTGA
- a CDS encoding class I SAM-dependent methyltransferase, translated as MDKSDWTGRAGKSWAAEWQRTDRSFGGLTERLLARSRDFPCNRAVDIGCGAGELSLALARGRPRITVTGVDISPDLVATARKRGAHLANVAFVEADAATWNPVGSAPDLVVSRHGVMFFSDPFAAFRNILDFAEPGANLLFSCFRPPAENPIFTEVAAQLPALDAPPADPHAPGPFAFADRDYTRSILESAGWSEVRFDAVDFAMVAGAGDDPVEDAIAYWTSIGPAAQRLGEMDDVSRQSSILRIRDLARRNCRDGVVALKGAAWIVTAHKD; from the coding sequence ATGGACAAGAGCGACTGGACCGGACGGGCGGGCAAATCCTGGGCCGCCGAATGGCAGCGCACCGACCGCAGCTTCGGCGGGCTGACCGAGCGCCTGCTGGCACGGAGCCGTGACTTTCCCTGCAACCGTGCGGTCGACATCGGTTGCGGCGCAGGCGAGCTCTCGCTCGCCCTGGCGCGCGGGCGCCCGCGGATCACCGTCACCGGTGTCGATATTTCGCCCGATCTTGTCGCCACGGCACGCAAGCGCGGTGCGCATCTTGCCAACGTGGCGTTCGTCGAAGCCGACGCAGCGACGTGGAACCCGGTCGGGTCCGCTCCCGATCTCGTCGTGTCGCGCCACGGGGTGATGTTCTTCTCCGATCCGTTCGCGGCCTTTCGCAATATCCTCGATTTCGCCGAGCCGGGCGCCAACCTGCTCTTCTCCTGCTTTCGTCCGCCTGCCGAAAATCCCATCTTCACCGAGGTCGCGGCGCAGCTCCCAGCGCTCGATGCGCCGCCGGCGGATCCGCACGCGCCCGGCCCCTTCGCCTTCGCCGACCGCGACTATACTCGATCGATTCTCGAGAGCGCAGGTTGGAGCGAGGTGCGCTTCGACGCGGTCGATTTCGCGATGGTCGCCGGGGCCGGAGACGATCCGGTAGAGGATGCGATCGCCTACTGGACTTCGATCGGCCCCGCCGCCCAGCGGCTCGGCGAAATGGACGATGTCTCGCGGCAATCGAGCATTCTGCGCATTCGTGACCTTGCCCGTCGCAACTGCAGGGACGGCGTCGTCGCGCTTAAAGGTGCGGCGTGGATCGTTACGGCGCACAAGGATTGA